The Vicia villosa cultivar HV-30 ecotype Madison, WI linkage group LG1, Vvil1.0, whole genome shotgun sequence genome includes a region encoding these proteins:
- the LOC131604374 gene encoding uncharacterized protein LOC131604374 yields the protein MASLTPGIVLKLLQAMNTDTRVTGDHRSPLLQLIGIVPALAGSDLFSNEGFYLNLSDSLNSTYVLLSHPDTELILSNRLQLGQFLYVDRFHFNTPLPTVSNIRPLTTRHPFVGNPEPLIARISQSTRHFSVQPLSDSDDPLSQYLSTNTTLSPVPMSQHHQKQPQPQPLNSSRKPLAQRDNLPPPQRFSSPATAKRSQSAGKFSKTSAERDPSPAGKGKRSSSPVPSKCVVPSLVSAREENRKVSREAAIIVPSRYRQPSPTARKQPSPNPRRASISPGRRLSGGIKFSPAVDSSGKKKIVAGISKISDSLAGKTRKNWDEQNMEGGESNEKEKTRVDSNSIMRTQAAMLRRLSDVKSQKSDTNDSDENTVVSSPQSYLETEKSKLSGLGIAIHEKKWTDGSVPLDAVSSKLSRLAKDAMQRKALASAAAAAALEEANATECIIRNLSMFSDLCSVCKAKNPLPTIDRFFIIYEDVLRSIAVAKSVATGHNFEISDDNIPTDQSKSLSLWVEAALATDLQIVSLLTETGADTPSSLQKSLSKRQSFCTPKSHLNVNVLSSPHSSPSGGVWTRGNGMKETVELGTNLLSEMQIWFLHFVEESIEAGFKVFGDGASGGKKALPLDGGSIAIVLSHLKRVNAWLDGVVSTGNHSLTDKIEKLKRKIYGFVIQHVGSTYDHSASHASS from the exons ATGGCTTCTCTAACCCCCGGAATAGTCCTCAAACTCCTACAAGCCATGAACACCGACACACGCGTCACCGGCGACCACCGTTCACCTCTTCTCCAACTCATCGGAATCGTCCCGGCCTTAGCCGGCTCCGATCTCTTCTCCAACGAAGGCTTCTACCTCAACCTCTCCGATTCACTGAACTCCACCTACGTTCTTCTCTCTCACCCCGACACCGAACTCATCCTCTCTAACCGTCTCCAATTAGGTCAATTTCTCTATGTTGACAGATTCCACTTCAATACTCCTCTCCCTACCGTTTCCAACATTCGTCCTCTCACAACTCGTCATCCGTTCGTCGGAAATCCCGAACCCTTGATCGCTCGAATTTCGCAATCAACTCGGCATTTCAGCGTCCAGCCTCTCTCTGATTCTGATGATCCTCTTTCTCAATATCTCTCCACAAACACCACACTGTCTCCGGTTCCGATGAGCCAACATCATCAGAAACAACCACAGCCACAGCCACTGAACAGTTCGAGAAAGCCTCTGGCTCAACGAGACAATTTGCCTCCGCCGCAGAGGTTTTCATCTCCGGCTACTGCGAAGAGGTCTCAATCTGCAGGAAAGTTTAGCAAAACATCTGCTGAGAGAGATCCTTCTCCGGCCGGAAAAGGAAAGAGATCTTCTTCTCCGGTTCCGTCGAAGTGCGTGGTTCCGAGCTTGGTTTCGGCTAGGGAGGAGAATCGGAAGGTTTCCAGGGAGGCGGCTATTATTGTTCCGTCGAGATACAGACAACCGTCTCCCACTGCGAGGAAGCAGCCTTCGCCGAACCCTAGAAGAGCTTCGATCTCGCCCGGGAGAAGGTTGTCTGGAGGTATCAAGTTTTCTCCGGCGGTTGATTCTTCGGGGAAGAAGAAGATTGTAGCTGGAATCTCAAAGATATCTGATTCCTTGGCTGGGAAGACAAGGAAGAATTGGGATGAACAAAACATGGAAGGTGGTGAATCCAATGAAAAGGAGAAAACTAGGgttgattctaattcaattatgCGTACACag GCTGCAATGTTAAGGAGATTGAGCGATGTGAAAAGTCAAAAATCTGATACCAATGATTCTGATGAGAATACTGTAGTTTCTTCTCCTCAGAGTTATTTGGAGACGGAGAAATCAAAGTTATCAGGTCTTGGCATTGCAATTCATGAGAAGAAATGGACCGATGGGAGTGTTCCGCTGGATGCAGTGTCATCCAAACTTTCTAGACTTGCAAAG GATGCAATGCAAAGGAAAGCTCTTGCTTCTGCAGCTGCTGCTGCAGCATTGGAGGAGGCCAATGCTACTGAATGCATTATAAGAAATTTAAG CATGTTTTCAGACCTTTGCTCAGTGTGCAAAGCCAAAAATCCTTTGCCAACCATAGACAGATTTTTTATCATCTATGAAGATGTCCTAAGATCAATCGCAGTGGCTAAATCTGTTGCCACCGGTCACAATTTTGAGATATCTGATGACAACATTCCAACAGATCAATCAAAATCCCTCTCCCTTTGGGTTGAAGCTGCTTTAGCCACTGATCTTCAGATAGTATCACTGCTTACTGAAACAGGCGCAGATACTCCATCATCACTTCAGAAAAGTCTGTCAAAACGACAATCCTTTTGCACACCCAAGAGTCATCTGAATGTGAATGTTTTGTCATCTCCACACTCTAGTCCAAGTGGCGGTGTGTGGACAAGAGGTAATGGAATGAAGGAAACAGTTGAGCTCGGAACAAATTTGCTGTCAGAAATGCAAATATGGTTTCTACATTTTGTTGAAGAATCCATTGAAGCAGGATTTAAAGTGTTTGGAGACGGTGCCAGCGGTGGGAAGAAAGCATTGCCTCTGGATGGTGGCTCCATTGCTATTGTTTTATCTCATTTGAAGCGTGTAAATGCATGGCTGGACGGCGTGGTTTCTACAGGGAATCATTCATTGACAGATAAGATTGAAAAATTGAAGAGGAAAATCTATGGTTTTGTTATCCAGCATGTAGGATCAACTTATGATCATTCAGCTTCCCATGCTTCatcctaa
- the LOC131604377 gene encoding glucan endo-1,3-beta-glucosidase 8-like translates to MAQENATHHHYLMKLFFIIIFFLDMASCSYGVGVNWGTMATHQLPPNKVVKMLQENGFDKLKIFDADEWVMAALLGTNIEIMLAIPNNMLEELSKNPKAADSWVYENVTSYLYPGGLNIKYIAVGNEPFLKEYNGTYLMYTLPALKNIQTSLNNAGHGSIIKATVPFNADVYYSPDTDMVPSAGDFRPEVRDLTIEIINFLYLNNAPFTVNIYPFLSLYGNDHFPFDFAFFDGNNRPLMDGNSVYSNVFDANLDTLLYALEKAGYADMKIIIGEVGWPTDGDKNANIQNARRFNMGLLKHCLSGNGTPKRKGVIDIYLFSLIDENAKSTAPGNFERHWGIFEFDGKPKYQLDLKGLQNDKGLVAVEGVKYLEKQWCILDPDVGNLHYLANSIDYACSLSDCTALGYGSSCNGLSLEGNASYAFNMYYQVNNQKDWDCDFSGLAILTDQDPSQKGCQFPIMISHGSCLRSHKGLLAYIFIVLFLL, encoded by the exons ATGGCACAAGAAAATGCAACTCATCATCATTATCTAATGAAACTATTCTTCATCATTATCTTCTTCTTAGACATGGCTTCATGTAGCTATGGAGTTGGAGTCAACTGGGGAACCATGGCAACTCACCAACTTCCTCCAAACAAAGTTGTCAAGATGCTTCAAGAAAATGGCTTTGACAAACTcaaaatctttgatgctgatgaATGGGTCATGGCAGCATTATTAGGCACTAACATTGAGATTATGTTAGCCATTCCTAATAACATGTTGGAAGAACTAAGCAAGAATCCAAAAGCTGCTGATTCTTGGGTTTATGAAAATGTCACCAGTTATTTGTACCCTGGTGGCTTGAACATCAA ATACATTGCTGTTGGTAATGAACCTTTCCTTAAGGAATACAATGGAACATATCTAATGTACACTCTACCAGCTCTCAAGAACATTCAAACATCTCTCAACAATGCAGGTCATGGATCAATCATCAAGGCCACAGTTCCATTCAATGCAGATGTTTACTACTCCCCCGACACCGATATGGTTCCGTCTGCAGGCGATTTCAGGCCAGAAGTTCGCGACTTAACCATCGAGATAATTAACTTTTTATACCTAAACAACGCGCCTTTCACCGTCAACATCTATCCGTTTTTGAGCCTATACGGAAACGATCATTTCCCTTTCGATTTCGCGTTTTTTGACGGAAACAATAGGCCTTTAATGGACGGTAATTCGGTTTACAGTAACGTGTTCGACGCGAATCTTGATACGCTTTTATATGCTTTGGAGAAAGCAGGTTATGCAGATATGAAGATCATAATCGGAGAAGTTGGTTGGCCTACGGACGGAGATAAAAACGCGAATATTCAGAACGCGAGACGATTCAACATGGGATTACTTAAGCATTGTTTAAGTGGCAACGGGACACCGAAAAGAAAAGGTGTAATCGACATATATTTATTCAGTTTAATCGATGAAAACGCGAAAAGTACTGCACCGGGTAACTTTGAGAGGCACTGGGGGATTTTTGAGTTTGATGGAAAACCGAAATATCAGCTGGATTTGAAAGGGTTGCAGAATGATAAAGGTTTGGTAGCAGTTGAAGGTGTGAAGTACTTGGAAAAACAGTGGTGTATTTTGGATCCTGATGTTGGTAATTTGCATTATTTGGCTAATAGTATTGATTATGCTTGTAGTTTATCAGATTGTACTGCATTGGGGTATGGTTCATCTTGTAATGGTTTGAGCCTCGAAGGGAATGCTTCTTATGCTTTTAATATGTATTATCAGGTGAATAATCAGAAGGATTGGGattgtgatttttctggtttgGCTATTCTGACAGATCAGGATCCGTCACAGAAAGGGTGTCAGTTTCCTATTATGATTTCTCATGGCTCTTGTTTGAGGTCTCATAAAGGGCTTTTGGCCTATATTTTTATTGTATTGTTTTTATTATAG
- the LOC131634195 gene encoding tRNA (guanine(37)-N1)-methyltransferase 1 isoform X1, giving the protein MMLVDESKFDVHFQLRALRIPCQFCKAATRILNGYMLDKPRVKPIAEDPTCNKNRYLILSEKVQNQDLSDIPKQKLDELKNLCEIEVLPYSLTLGYSYWSADQVLKQILPNGVEVPSSFETIGHIAHLNLHDELLPFKDVIAKVIYDKNYPRIKTIANKVGNISNEFRVPEFEILAGEHDMITEVKQYGATFRLDYSRVYWNSRLEHEHKRLVSMFQAGEIICDMFAGIGPFAIPAAQKGCLVYANDLNPDSIHYLKINAKINKVDDRISSYNMDARKFISHLMEVSNSEHKIENDPISDTSYTCKIQDNTESNPENELLRVDTKDLGDCSNTNTNTTLEDIQGPAGHTAKSAIAVKRSCSSYDEGNGKAHGTDILEGGGKKGSANKKRRGFDISVAKTWEHFDHVIMNLPASAVQFLDAFRGLIQRKNWKGHLPWIHCYCFIRANETPESIIAVAESALNASILDSRFHRVRDVAPNKAMFCLSFRLPEACLCEDSQ; this is encoded by the exons ATGATGTTGGTGGACGAGAGCAAGTTCGATGTGCACTTCCAACTGCGGGCACTTCGAATACCCTGCCAATTTTGCAAGGCTGCCACTCGAATCCTCAACGG TTATATGCTTGACAAACCCCGAGTTAAACCCATCGCCGAGGACCCAACTTGTAACAAAAACCGTTACCTTATACTCTCCGAGAAAGTTCAGAATCAAG ATTTATCCGATATTCCAAAGCAAAAGCTTGATGAGCTTAAGAACTTGTGTGAGATTGAAGTTTTGCCCTATTCGTTGACACTAGGTTATTCATACTGGAGTGCAG ATCAAGTGCTGAAGCAGATACTGCCTAATGGAGTGGAAGTGCCTTCATCTTTTGAAACAATAG GTCACATTGCTCACTTAAACCTACATGATGAATTACTTCCCTTCAAGGATGTTATTGCGAAGGTTATTTATGAT AAAAATTATCCAAGAATCAAAACTATTGCTAATAAAGTTGGAAACATTTCAAATGAATTCCGTGTTCCAGAATTTGAAATTTTAGCAGGAGAGCATGATATGATTACAGAAGTGAAGCAATATGGCGCCACTTTTAGGCTTGATTACAGTCGGGTTTATTGGAATTCCAGATTGGAACATGAACACAAGAGGTTAGTTTCAATGTTCCAAGCTGGAGAAATCATTTGTGACATGTTTGCTGGTATAGGTCCTTTTGCCATTCCTGCTGCACAAAAAGGATGCTTAGTCTATGCAAATGATTTAAATCCAGATAGCATTCACTATCTGAAGATTAATGCCAAAATCAACAAGGTTGATGATCGAATATCTTCATATAACATGGATGCTAGAAAGTTCATTTCCCACCTGATGGAGGTGTCAAATTCTGAGCATAAAATAGAAAATGATCCCATTTCTGATACATCTTACACATGCAAGATACAAGACAATACTGAATCAAATCCAGAAAATGAGTTGCTAAGAG TTGATACAAAAGACCTAGGAGACTGCTCTAACACTAACACTAACACTACTTTAGAGGATATTCAAGGTCCAGCAGGGCATACTGCTAAGTCTGCAATTGCTGTCAAAAGATCTTGCAGTAGTTATGATGAAG GGAATGGAAAGGCTCATGGCACTGACATCCTTGAAGGTGGCGGCAAAAAAGGAAGCGCAAACAAGAAAAGAAGAGGGTTTGATATCTCTGTCGCAAAAACTTGGGAACATTTTGACCACGTAATAATGAATCTACCAGCATCTGCTGTTCAGTTTTTAG ATGCATTCAGGGGATTGATCcagaggaaaaattggaaaggACACCTACCATGGATCCACTGCTATTGCTTCATTAGGGCAAATGAAACTCCTGAATCTATAATAGCT GTGGCAGAATCTGCTTTAAATGCTTCTATACTAGATTCAAGATTTCATAGGGTTAGGGATGTGGCTCCAAACAAG GCAATGTTTTGTCTAAGCTTCAGGTTGCCAGAAGCATGCCTTTGTGAAGATAGTCAATAA
- the LOC131634195 gene encoding tRNA (guanine(37)-N1)-methyltransferase 2 isoform X2 — MMLVDESKFDVHFQLRALRIPCQFCKAATRILNGYMLDKPRVKPIAEDPTCNKNRYLILSEKVQNQDLSDIPKQKLDELKNLCEIEVLPYSLTLGYSYWSADQVLKQILPNGVEVPSSFETIGHIAHLNLHDELLPFKDVIAKVIYDKNYPRIKTIANKVGNISNEFRVPEFEILAGEHDMITEVKQYGATFRLDYSRVYWNSRLEHEHKRLVSMFQAGEIICDMFAGIGPFAIPAAQKGCLVYANDLNPDSIHYLKINAKINKVDDRISSYNMDARKFISHLMEVSNSEHKIENDPISDTSYTCKIQDNTESNPENELLRGNGKAHGTDILEGGGKKGSANKKRRGFDISVAKTWEHFDHVIMNLPASAVQFLDAFRGLIQRKNWKGHLPWIHCYCFIRANETPESIIAVAESALNASILDSRFHRVRDVAPNKAMFCLSFRLPEACLCEDSQ; from the exons ATGATGTTGGTGGACGAGAGCAAGTTCGATGTGCACTTCCAACTGCGGGCACTTCGAATACCCTGCCAATTTTGCAAGGCTGCCACTCGAATCCTCAACGG TTATATGCTTGACAAACCCCGAGTTAAACCCATCGCCGAGGACCCAACTTGTAACAAAAACCGTTACCTTATACTCTCCGAGAAAGTTCAGAATCAAG ATTTATCCGATATTCCAAAGCAAAAGCTTGATGAGCTTAAGAACTTGTGTGAGATTGAAGTTTTGCCCTATTCGTTGACACTAGGTTATTCATACTGGAGTGCAG ATCAAGTGCTGAAGCAGATACTGCCTAATGGAGTGGAAGTGCCTTCATCTTTTGAAACAATAG GTCACATTGCTCACTTAAACCTACATGATGAATTACTTCCCTTCAAGGATGTTATTGCGAAGGTTATTTATGAT AAAAATTATCCAAGAATCAAAACTATTGCTAATAAAGTTGGAAACATTTCAAATGAATTCCGTGTTCCAGAATTTGAAATTTTAGCAGGAGAGCATGATATGATTACAGAAGTGAAGCAATATGGCGCCACTTTTAGGCTTGATTACAGTCGGGTTTATTGGAATTCCAGATTGGAACATGAACACAAGAGGTTAGTTTCAATGTTCCAAGCTGGAGAAATCATTTGTGACATGTTTGCTGGTATAGGTCCTTTTGCCATTCCTGCTGCACAAAAAGGATGCTTAGTCTATGCAAATGATTTAAATCCAGATAGCATTCACTATCTGAAGATTAATGCCAAAATCAACAAGGTTGATGATCGAATATCTTCATATAACATGGATGCTAGAAAGTTCATTTCCCACCTGATGGAGGTGTCAAATTCTGAGCATAAAATAGAAAATGATCCCATTTCTGATACATCTTACACATGCAAGATACAAGACAATACTGAATCAAATCCAGAAAATGAGTTGCTAAGAG GGAATGGAAAGGCTCATGGCACTGACATCCTTGAAGGTGGCGGCAAAAAAGGAAGCGCAAACAAGAAAAGAAGAGGGTTTGATATCTCTGTCGCAAAAACTTGGGAACATTTTGACCACGTAATAATGAATCTACCAGCATCTGCTGTTCAGTTTTTAG ATGCATTCAGGGGATTGATCcagaggaaaaattggaaaggACACCTACCATGGATCCACTGCTATTGCTTCATTAGGGCAAATGAAACTCCTGAATCTATAATAGCT GTGGCAGAATCTGCTTTAAATGCTTCTATACTAGATTCAAGATTTCATAGGGTTAGGGATGTGGCTCCAAACAAG GCAATGTTTTGTCTAAGCTTCAGGTTGCCAGAAGCATGCCTTTGTGAAGATAGTCAATAA